Genomic window (Vigna unguiculata cultivar IT97K-499-35 chromosome 10, ASM411807v1, whole genome shotgun sequence):
GCTGCAGAGGTAGTTCAGAAGTTGGAACCATGTGACGCATCAGCTCTATTCATTGAGGTATGATTTCCTAACCTAAGTCATTTTTggatgataaatatataaacattttattttgttgtgttAATAAGAAGATTTTAAATTCATCAACCTGCACAATCTTCAAGTTATGAAGGAAAAGATCAGAGTTTCAGAGAGTTTACCTCAACAGTACCACTTCTTCTTTCATCATAACAGAATACAGAAACAATGGCTTTAagcatgcaattactctgtgcCTTGCCCCTTATGATTCATTCAATCATATGCATGTGTTTATTCTATTTTCtactgttttttgttttaaaatttcatcgtaagtataaaattattgaGGTGTATGAAGTTCTATAAATGGTTACTACGGAAACACCTCCCAATTAATGTTCTTCTATTTAATACACACATTTCTGATAAATACATGAACATTAACTGTTCATCTGTTCTTCACATcattaataaatacaaataaagttGTTGCCCTGTTGCAACATatgaaaaacattaaatatatttactttttctgAAAAAACCATTTATTATTACTTAACATATTAATCTTCCATTAAATAGATTATAAGTTTTACAAGTCTTTAGTGTTTGTCTCATTtgaggtttttcttttttttcttttctaaatcttattagtttttctttctttcaaaaaaaaaaattatattctaacaaccaaatttttgacaaaaattaagatatttacATTATCTGTGTTAATTTGATATTACAATttaggataataatattttgattactaaattttgacaactttcttttataatacgAGGTGTTATCTtctaaatagtttttaaatattaaaaataagaaaaaaaaataaaaaatcacttaaaaataacacctaaaatgtaaaagaaagatgttaaaatttattaatcaaaaaattattttcctacaatttattttctcaaaatCCACATTGATCAAAGAGCTATAGGAAAGATGTCACATTGTAAAAGTTGTTGTctaaaattttgttcttaaaatatcattttcatctcaatgatttaagaaaagaaaaattacctctcgacaaaaaacacttttgacaaatttaacaaaatttttaaaaataaaattaaaacagattaaatttttattttttaattaaaataaaataataaaataatgttttttacgtGAAGAAGaaactttgtcaaaaactttGTTAATCTATAATAACtctttaacaaatttgataaattttaggTAATAATAACATGAACTTACAATTTTAAGGATTTTCTCTAATAAAAATTTTTCATATACATTGtctttttgggttaaatatgttttttgttcctgtgaattttgaaattagtctattttaaaattttagatcaatttagtctttcatttttcgaaatatgtgtatttaatcattttaatcaaattttgttaggtttatttgatgttttgtacgcatttgaggattgtgtttagttgtttatactgtttgacactttttttttctttaatgttaagttaaatattattatgaaacgcgcttgaaatttcaaataaacttaacaaaatttgattaaaatgactaaatttacgtattttgaaagatgaaagattaaattgatccaaaattttgaaatagaccaattttaaaatttcctgAATGGGATGTAATGGATAtttaactctctttttttttttgtttaatgaaGGGGCTGATGCATCCAATACAGAAAGTGATGCAAatggaagaaaatgaaaaccTAGCTGAGAAGCTTGCAGATTGCATGAAGAAAGCTGAGTCTGTCACTGATAACAACAAAGCTTGCCATTGCCAATGCTCCTGTGCCACTGAAAACTCATTCAAAGAGCCACTTTCTGCACCCTTTTGATTTAAGCTTTAATTACATTACATCCTAGTACtaaatttgtttcctttttttcttcttctcatgctACTCATGTCGATGCAAATGCTGCTACTGGTTGCTAATAAAATCCATGGTTCAGACAAGTATACAACATTGTTCTGAATGCACCatcaaattcatgtttcgttTCATGTAAAATGGAACCAACTCCATCAATATGCAATATACTAAAGTGACTTCAAAGAAAAGAACACCCCAAAATCCAGAAAAATCTGTCATTTGTATCTCATGTGTTCTGATAAGGTGTTTCATTGAGATCTGGACTTTGTTTAGGCCCTTTTgggttctttgttttgtttcagTGATGACCAAAAATACAACCTTTGAGAACACATGATTGATAATCTATATCTTATCTACAAAACATAAACTGAAGAATCTTAGAATGTTTGCTTAAGATATCTTCTGGTGTTAACAAGTGCTATAAAATTGAACTAATATAGAaaggtttctttttttttttctttgtccaatatttttgaaattttagtaaaatatgaTTTAGAATCATTAATATAAGTATTGTTCTGCATTGGAATTTGTGTAATGATCATCAATCTCACCTtactaaatgtaaaattatatcaaGTCATGTGTTTATGTTTCTCTTCTAAATTGAAATTACTTACATTAATTTGGTTCTTTTGTATTTAGGGGttcttttaaattcaaatttgtaaaaattggtCCGTTGAATTTTTATTTGCAAAATAGAGTTAAGTCGTCGTggtggaggacgacattaaaggtgaagtcgtcctccaccgtgccgatttcttttttcttttttccaaaaAGTGAAATCGTGCTCTCAGAAGCCGgtttccatttattttaaaagtgaagtcgtcttTGGGCCTGATGACTtcactttttggttttttttttgttttttttctttttacattcagttttatatatatatatatatatatatatattttaattatatattatttagttttttttaaatatttgtttagaGTAGAGAAACAAAGTGACATCCTCCTTTCATTCAGTGGCGATTTTTTTGCCAGTTTCTTCCGATTTGGTCAAAACGTTCTCTACTTCTTCGTTTGATTTTACAAATTTAgtgttttattaaatgatacttGATAGTTAGTAGACTAactaaaccacaaataaaataaacctaaacaaattaaatattcaaatataattatcgaaggattttcttaatatgttttaatttgtatcattttatctttttaattttgtattaagatTTAACGATCaagtattttagaattttttaaaactattttttatatttttactgtagacaaatattttaaaaaaactaaataatatatatttaaaaaatatacataaagctaaacgttaaaaaaaaaaaacaaaaagtgaagtcgtcatgctCAAGAATAACTTTACTTTTAAAGTGAATGAAAACCGGCTTCTCAGAGCACGGTttcattttttagaataaagaaaaggaaaccGGCAtggtggaggacgacttcacctctAATGTCATCCTCCACCACGACGACTTGAccctattttacaaaaaaaaatattcaaaagacctatttttacaaatttgaatttaaaagaaCCCCTAAATACAAAAGAGCCCGTTAAGTTGCATTTTTTTCTACATGAAACATAGATTTGAGActtcaaatattaaactaaaatacaCAATTAAATAGGGAGATGACAAATCTCATCCACACCTTTTCAAATTAGCatgcaaataattaatttcattcaaatttaaaatactcaATTTTTGATAGGTTcatgttttaacttttctttttcgcacatacataaaatcaaattcaagatttaaaaaactaaaataatcaaGATGGTAGATAAATAATATGCTAATTATCTGAACCATAGCAAAATGTAGTGTCTGATAAAATAAACCCAGgtttattttaaattccaaTCTTACTATACTGCACATGAATCAATACATAGTTGAAAATaacaacttaaaaataatacataattttactatttcaatgaaatcattataaatttaaaaacatcatTTACAGTCTACCTTTTCAAAAAAATACTCCTTcgaaaaaaatagatataaaattgTGGTTTTATATAAGGTAAAGgctcaaaattataaaatagaaataaattataaatatcctgaatatttttttgtaatattttaaacgtTTGTAATTTATACAATATTCTTTTAACAAGTAAAACACTAATATAAGATATTAATGCAAAAAGTAAATATGAATAACAATATACTTctcttattcatttttaataacagtaaacttttaaaaaattcttcaaTCTAACGAAAACTTTCTTTctcatgtttattttatttcaaacaaAAGAGGActgtgaataaaaaataaaataaaataaaaacaaaagaaagggtTATGTCATTCCtcattcatattatattatctattaAGTATAATATATTAGTAGAAATCATAAGAAAAAACCCATTGCAGCAACACACAAAATTTGctcattctctctctcttcatGAATCTCTCTTTTCTGCATCCATTTTAACTTACCTTCACAACCAAAGCTCATTCATTCACACTGCCCCACCTATCTAAACACTGCACAATTACAATCATTGATCAGGGTCTGTGTTAAAAGGCaccattttctctttttctggAAGAAGACAAAAACAGAGCACAACAGGGGAAAACAGAGCAAAAGGTGAAATATGGTGAGTGAGCAAAGAATAGCAGAGGAGACCCTTCAGGAGTCCAAGGTGGCTGCTTTGGAGACCAGTGGCACAATGAGCGGACCCCTCGTCGGAGCCGCCACCAGGACCCGCCGCCGCCGGAGGGTGGAGGCTATGCAACTGGTTCTGAGAGGGTTGTGCATGGCTTCCTCTGTTGCTTCAATCTCACTCATGGTCACTGCTAAGGAATCCAGTTCTGTCACTATTTATGGCTTTCAATTACCTCTTCACTCCAAGTGGTCTTTCTCTGAGTCATACGAGTGAgcttcttccatttttttttcttctgtcaATGCTTCTGTGATATCTCTCTGTATATTCAACCCTTGTATTCTGTTTTGTTAATTCAAGTATTGCTACTGTGTATGcttctttctttttacttttcttgATGTGTGGTTCATGAAAAAcaggcttttttttttttttggtttttggaaTTACTTTTACGCTATTTTTCTGGAGAGAGAAGTAAAAAACAGTGCAAAGTGTGTTTCTGAACTACCTATAGAGTGTAAGAACCAGCTTGTTTTCACAAGTGTTGAATTTAGATTAGGATCATATTTGGATGAAACCAAAGATACCATTAATGAATGCATCAAATTCGTATTATAAACTTTTGCTTCATTTTCTATGTCATAGTTGTTGAGAGTttggttttcaaaatttattttattggttgGTATGAGTATTCTTTTATTGCCAGCAAAAGAACTGTCTTGAAACTGTGGCTTGCGGACAAAATTGACTGCAAAAAGTGGGACCTTGGTGGGGTTTGATTGTGAAGTCAGAATATCATAATTCATGACATTTGAATGAACAGTAATAGACCCGTGATCgaatttcttctcttttttttctatattttaatctttcttttgcattttttttgttctgtGTTTGTTTGTCCCTTTGCCTACAGTAATGATGGTGTATGATCTTGGTTTCCTATTTTGAATCTGTGACATAGTGGTGTACAACTTGAAGTTGAAATGCATAACTTTTTTTGGAGTATTACAAAAACATGTCATAAACAGATATCTTGTTGTGAAACTGTGATGAACAGATATCTTGTTGGGGTTTCTGCTGCTGTTGCAGCTCATTCCTTGCTTCAACTACTCATTGGCATGTCCAGATTTCTTAAGAATTCTTCTGTGATTCCTTCCAGAAATCATGCATGGCTTATTTTTGCTGGGGATCAGGTATATGTACCTCtgcatatttttaatgtttctcaTGTGatcaaaatcaattcataaacataaaatttgacATAATGATAAAATTGCAGGTATTTGCATATGCATTGATGAGTGCTGGATCTGCTGCATCTGGGGTGACGAATCTGAATCGCACAGGAATTAGGCACACGGCTCTGCCAAATTTTTGCAAGCCTCTGCACAAGTTTTGTGACCATGTTGGCATCTCCATAGCCTTCACTTTCACAAGCTGTTTTCTGCTCGCTGCATCTGCTGTTCAAGACGTAATATGGCTCTCCCAACactgaaaattttcttcttctcactcTCAAACTCTGTCATCAGTGTTCGTGTTCATGATTTCTAGTATGCTATGAAGACACTGTATCGTCTTTATCACTCACTTATGTGATTGAATTACATGTCAATACGATTGTAATAGACAATGCTGGGTATCAAATCAGTTTTCTTTCCCAAAGGAGTCGGATAATCTTGTAACTTTGACAGactgattttaaaattaaaattggataATCGAGTTTGAGCTGTTAAAAACTCACATCAGCAACATAGCTAGAGCTTCGAACCTAATCTAATCTACATTCTGAATTTAGGATTAACTAAATATCGGACGCgtataaaagtttaataaattacataaaagaaaattattcataatttatataagAATTCCAACACATTCTGTAATTCCAACATAAACTCCTCAACACTTCACGCACGTTGTTGCCAACACTTCAAATAAAAACTGCTGAATAACCGTCACCTTGTCCCACGTAAAGCACAACTTGTCCATGCatgtat
Coding sequences:
- the LOC114166187 gene encoding CASP-like protein 3A1, yielding MVSEQRIAEETLQESKVAALETSGTMSGPLVGAATRTRRRRRVEAMQLVLRGLCMASSVASISLMVTAKESSSVTIYGFQLPLHSKWSFSESYEYLVGVSAAVAAHSLLQLLIGMSRFLKNSSVIPSRNHAWLIFAGDQVFAYALMSAGSAASGVTNLNRTGIRHTALPNFCKPLHKFCDHVGISIAFTFTSCFLLAASAVQDVIWLSQH
- the LOC114166189 gene encoding uncharacterized protein LOC114166189, with amino-acid sequence MECNCYCYSSNFSQWRTHLASAFLHSGLMANTCCPIELEPRTLNQVQLTQAREVAAEVVQKLEPCDASALFIEGLMHPIQKVMQMEENENLAEKLADCMKKAESVTDNNKACHCQCSCATENSFKEPLSAPF